The Phycisphaerae bacterium DNA segment GGCGTGGCCGACCGGAGGGCAACGCCAGGACGATCGCGGACCCGCCATGACAGCCCGTCGCGATGCTCGAATGGGAGCCAGCATGAGGTGCGCGGAAGGACCTCGGTGTGTTTCGCGCCGTGCAGCCTGTGAGTGGCGTGCTGCGACCCGGCGCGTTGCCACCCTCGTGGCGCTGGGAATCAGCGCTGCCGTGGCCGTCGCCAAGCCGCCGCCGCAGGCGCGCGTCGACGAAATCGCGGCGCTGTTGGATGCGCGACCCGCCGGCCTGGGGCCAATGTGCGCGGACCGGCGTACGTGGGATGCCCTGTGGCAGCACCCGGCGTACCAGGCCGTGGTCCAGGCCGCGGAGCGTTTGCGCACTGAGCCGCTGCCGGAGCAGCCAGACGAATTGTTCCTGGACTTCTCGCGCACGGGTAAGCGCCGGCCGTGGGAGCGCGTGGCGTCCGCGCGGCGCGGTCGTGTCAAGACGCTGGTGCTGGCCGAGTGTCTGGAAGACAGGGGCCGGTTCGTGCCGGCGCTTGAGCAACTTGTGGCGGTGCTGTGCGCCGAGCCGACCTGGGTCTACCCGGCGCATGATCCGCGTCTGGTGAACTTCCGCGGCGAGCGCGTCGACATCGATCTGGGATCGTCGTACGTCGCGGGCGAATTGGCGCTGACCCGGTATCTGCTTGGTGACAAGCTCGGCGAGTCGACGCGGACGTTGATTGACGCCACGGTGCGCACGCGCGTGCTCGAGCCGTTCCGGGACATGGTGCTCGAGCGGCGCGACGCCAACTGGTGGCTCACGGGCACGAACAACTGGAACTCGGTTTGCCTGGCGGGGGTTACGCACGCGGCGCTGGCCCTCCTCGAAGACCGCGCTGAGCGTGCGTTCTTCGTCGCGGCCGTCGAGCAATATTCGCGTTACTTCCTGCAGGGCTTCACCGCCGACGGGTACTGCTCGGAGGGCCTGAGCTACTGGAACTACGGGTTCAGCCGCTACGCCACGCTGGCCGAGGCCATCCGGCAGGCTACGCGTGGCGAGTTGAACCTGTTGGCCGTCGAGGCGGCGCGCCTCCCAGCGCAGTTCGGCAGCCGCGTCGAGATCCTTGGCGATGTTTATCCGACGTTCGCGGACTGCCCCATGAACACGAAGCCGGATCGCACGCTTGTCGGCTACATCGACCGGACACTGGGCACGGGACGTCCGGCCGGGGCGGAGCGTTTGACCGACCCGGCGCGCGGCAGCCTGGCCGAAGTGCTGGCGTTCACCGACTGGCATAGCACGCCGAGTTCCGCGCCAACGTCGCGACCCGCGGAGCCCCGCCCGCTACGCACCTGGTTTGCGGAGGCAGGCGTGCTGATCGCGCGGCCGGCCGCAGACGGGGCGGGGCGCATGGGTGCCGCGATCAAGGGCGGGCACAACGCCGAGCACCACAACCATAACGATGTGGGCACGTTCATCGTGGTGGTCGACGATCGCCCGGTGCTGGTCGACCCGGGCACCGAGGTTTACACGGCGCGGACCTTCAGCGACCGCCGCTACGACAGCAAGGTGCTGAACTCCTTCGGACATCCGGTCCCGCGCGTCGCGAACACGCTGCAACGCACAGGCCGCGAGGCACGTGGCGACGTGCTCAAGACGGACTTCACCGCGCGGCAGGACACGCTCGTGCTTGACCTGCGGTCAGCCTACGCGGTGCCGACCCTGCAGCGACTCGAACGCGAATTCCGGTACGAGCGCGGCGACGTGGAGCGCCTCGTGGTGACCGACACCGTGGCCTTCTCCGGGCCGGAGCAGTTCGAGATTGCGCTCGTGACCTTTGGCGAGTGGAGTCACGTCGCACCCGATCGGCTGCGCGTCGAGGACGACGGGCGCGCCGTCGAGGTCGAACTGCTGGCCGACGGACTCGCGCTGGAGATTACCGGCGCGGAGATCAACGAAGATGTGCGAATCAACCGGCAGCCGAGGCGGATCGCCGTTCGGATCGCTCAGCCGGTGCCGGCTGCGCGACTGACGCTGCGCATCAGCCCGGCCGCGCGTCAGAACAAGCCTTAAACGGGCCATCACGCACAGCCCGCCGTGGTCGGGGGTGCCAAACTGCTTGGCCGCACCGCTGTGCACTGGGTAGACTCCACGGTGCCGTGTGTGTCGCGCGGTCCTGCACGGTGCAGGCGAACGAGGAGGTATGCCATGTCACGTTGGGCCTTCGCAGCGACGGCTTTCTTCCTGGTGTTTTCGGGCGGCGGAATCATCGCGGCGCGGGCACAGGACGAGGTGGCGCACCTGGCGCCCGAAGAATTCGCGATTCTGGCGTGGGGCCACACGCCGGGCGACGCGGACACGCTGCGTGAGCTGCGGGCGTGCGGCTTCAACCTGGCCGGCTTTGTCGCGCCCGAACACCTGGACGCGGTCGCCGCCGCCGGGCTGAAGTGCATCGTGTCCACTCGGGAAACCCACGTGTCCGACGCCGCCGCCAGCCTCGACGACGCGGCGATTCAGCCACGTGTGGCGGCGCTGACGGAGCGCGTGGCGGGACACCCGGCCGTGTTCGGCTACTACCTGCGCGACGAGCCGAGCGCCGCGCTGTACCCGGGGTTGGCGCGGTGGGCTGCGGCGTTCCGCCGGGCCGATCCGAAGCACGCCAGCTACATCAACCTGTTTCCCAACTACGCGTCGCCGGGTCAGATGGGGGCAGCGACGTACGAGGAGTATGTCGAGTCGTTCGTGACCACCGTTAAGCCTGCGTTCATCAGTTACGATCACTACGCCCTCATGGACGACGGGGCCTTGCGTGACGGCTATTTCCAGAACCTCGAGGTCGTACGCAGCGCCGCGCTGCGGCACAACCTGCCATTCTGGAACATCGTGCTGTCGAACGCGCACTTTCGCTACGCGGAACCGTCGGAGGCTGGATTGCGGTTCCAGGCCTACACGACGCTGGCGTACGGCGGGCGCGGGATCAGCTACTTCACGTACTTCGCGCCGGCGATCGGGAATTACCGGTTAGCGCCGATCGACGCGTTCGGCCACAAGACGCCGACCTGGGACATGCTGCGCAGCGTAAACCTGCAGATCCACCGGCTGGGGCCGACGTACCTGACGCTCAAGAGCGTGAATGTGTTCCATCATCCGGACGTGCCGCCCAAGTGTGCCGGGCTGGACACCAGCCGACATCTGGCCGCCGTTCCGGGTGGGCACTTCGTGATCGGCGAGTTCGAGGGTCCGGGCGGTCGGCCTTTCGTGCTGATCGTCAACAAGGACCTCCGCGTCTCGACCGCGTTTGATGTGAAGTTCAAGCAGCCCGGCCGGGTCATGCAGACCAACGCGTATACCGGCCAGACCACGCCCTGGGGTGGCGAGAACAATTGGCTGGCACCCGGTCAGGGCATGCTGCTGAGCCTCGAGCCGCCGCCGGATTAGACGTTGGAGGAGTTGAGCTCCTCAACGCTGACGTTGGCTCGGGCGGCGAAGCGGACGTGCGGCACAGAGTGTAGCTGCGGGGCGAGCGACTGATGCGGGCCGAGTGGCACCGGGAGGCGGGGAAAGAGCTCGACGTACGCCTGCTGCGGGAACTTGGGCGGCCGTTGGGGTTGCGCGGTCACGACCGTGTCCCAAAAGCGATCGTGCGCAGACTAATCAGAAGTTCCAGCACTTTGAAGTCATAAGCGTTGGTGTGGGCGAGGGTTGCCGCGGAATGGGTGGGCGCGTACTGCCTACAGAGTGACTTGCAGTAGGTTGAGGGCCTGCTGTTGCAGCGGCGTGGGTTGGGTATAGATCGTCATCGTAGCCGTGTCTGAACCATCAAAGCGCACGCGGTTCTTGGCCAACGTAGCCAGGTCTGCCAGCAACGTCTGAAAACTGTGCACCGGCAGGCTTGCCGGCGTCTGGGCTTCAGTCGGCTTCTGTGCTGCAGCCGACGTGCAGTGGCTCGCGGCCTTGCGCTGAGCCCGCGGCGAACGCTGCGCCGGGGCCACGATCGAGGTTCGCTGGGCTTGGGCCGTCGGGCGGTCATCGTCGTCCAACAGCAGCGGCGCCCAAGCTTGGCGCATGTGCCATTCGACGTAGTACGCCAGCCTGCACAGCAGCACGTGCGTCCGCACGCGATCCGCCGACCAGTGGTAGATGGGCCGCACTTTCAAATCGACCGTCTTGAGACTGCGAAACGCCCGCTCCGCCACCGCCAGGCCCTTGTACGCCCGCACGATTTGTTCAGCCGGAAAGGGATCGGTTGACGAGCCGCGCGCCGGCGCGGCTTCGGCCGGCAAGCTGGTGCGGATGACATAGATCCCATCCAGCGCGGCCTCGCCGGCGATGGTGACCTGCCCCCAGTTTATGTACCAGTTGCTATGAGAGTCGGACCACGTTTTCGATCCTCGACCGCCCTCTTCCCCTGGTGCGCTCCGGTTGGGGATTGAAGCCGGGGGTTTGGGGGCAGAGCCCCCAAGGATCAGCATCGGCCGGCGAACACCGCCGGCGTCTGATAGCCCAAGGCGCTGTGGGGTCGCCGCTGATTGTACTCCTGCCGGTAGTCCTCCGTAATCACCTTCGCTTCCAAGACACTGGTGAACAGCTCGCGGTTCAGTAGCTCGTCGCGCAGCCGGCTGTTGAGCGACTCGCTGTACGCATTGTGCCGGGGCGTGTACGGCTTGGTCGGCAGGATCACCGTGCCGTAGTGCGCAGCAAAGGCCTGCAGCTTCGGGTTGAGCTCGGGGTCGAACCAGTCGGCCTGGGTCACCGCGGCCTTCAGGTTGTCGATGACCAGCGTCTTCGGCACGCCGCCGAAGTGCCAGAAGGCGTTCTCCAGCGCCCGGATGAGATTCTCCGTCGTCTGCCGCGCGACGGTGTCGGCGTAGCCCTTGCGCGAGTAGCTCAGGATGATCCGGAAGGCGTGAGGGTACTTCCGCTTGCCATCCGGCCGCACCAACGGCGCGCCCCGGCCGAAGTCCACCTGCGCCTCGTCGCCGGGCGCGACCTCGATCCGGCGGAACGGCAGCGGCTGACCCCGCTGGAGCCGCCGGCAGAAGCGCTTGACGCTGTCGTAGCGGCCGGTGAAGCCCTGCTCGCTCTGCAGGTCCTGCCAGATCCGCTGCGCCGAGAGCCCGCGCTCCAACGCCCCGCGGATCAGCTCCCGGAACGGCTCACACTGGCTGACCGGACCGCTGGACCCGAGGGGCAGGTTGGGCTGGTTTTGACCGCCGGCGCCGCCTTCCGACCCGGCCGTCACGCCGCTCGGCGTATCCTCCCACCCGCCTGACCCGGCGGGCAGGTTTGGCGGGTTTTGACCGGCGCCAGGCGGGTCACGCGGCCCCTCCGACCCGGTGGGCGGGTTTGGCTGGTTTTGCGGGCCCGCCGCGGCGCGGACGTAGCGGGCGACCGTCTCCCGGTCTACGTCGAGCGCCCGCGCGATCCGCCGCTGCGACCAGCCCTGCGCCCGTAACGTCTGAATGGAGTGAATCTTGGCCATCTTGAGCCGATTCGCCATGCACAGCCTCCTGCCGCCAACCGCTGGCTGCACAGGCTGTCACCGCGAACCGCGTTCTCCTCAAGTGGCTGGTTTTCACCCGCCCCCGCCTGGCTGGTTTTGCCCGCCCGCTGACAATTTACAAGAGGTTACAACGCGCCGCGCAATCGCGCACGGTGACTTAGTCGATAATAGAGGCGACACTCGGAGCGCGAAAGAAGGAACGAACCATGGGCGGGTCGGCGTGGATCGCGGCGAGGTCCACCTCGACGCGAGCATGCAGGGACTCATTCTGCTGGAGCGGCGTTTTGGAGACGCCCTTTTGACGCAGATGGTTCCAAACGAATTCGTCCGGGTTGAGATCCGGCGCGTAGCCCGGGAGGAAATGCAGTTCCAGGCGGCCACCCAGCGACTGCACGAACTGGGCCACCACTTTTGCAATGTGCGCCGGATGCCGGTCCACCACCAGAAACACCGGCCGCCGACGATGACGCAGAAAGTCCTTAAGGAACAGGACGAACTGCGGAGCGTTCAGGCGACCGGTATAGACATTGTACCAGAATGCGCCGAGCAGGTTCACGGCCGAGATAGCGTTCACCGCCTGGCGCTGGCCGCTGGTCGCAACCACCGGTGTATGGCCCCGCGCGCCCCACGTGCGCTGCAGCGGCGCATCGGAGCGGAGGCCGCCCTCGTCGAGAAAGAAGATATCGGCGCCGCAGCGGCGGGCGCGTTTTTCGAGGGCCGGGTATTCCGCGCGCTTCCATTTCTCGATCGCCACCGGGTCGCGTTCGTAGGCCTGCCGCAGCGGTTTCTGCGGGGTGATGTCCAACTCGGCCAGCAGGCGCCCCACCGACGTGACACTCAACTGCACCTTCATCCGCTGCGCGATCAGCGCCGCGACGATCTTGCGCGTCCATAGGCCGAAGTCAAAGCCGTACTGCCGCGGGTTCTGGCCACAGATCCAGCGCCGCACCTGTTGCTTTTGGCGGGCGGTCAGCTTGTCCGGCCGGCCGGTACCCCGGCGCGAAGCCAGTGCGGCTTCGCCGCCGCGTCGGGCGGCTCGCAGCCATTTGTAGATCACGGTGCGGCACAGCCCGTAGCTCTTCATGACTTCACCGGGGCGTTCGCCTTCCTGCACCCGGCGCACCGCCATCTTCCGAATCGCTTCACTCGCCTCATGCGTCAAGGTACGGCCGTCGATTCTCATGGCCGCCACTATACCAGAAAGCAGAGCAGATGTCAACCAAATTATGGACTAGTTAGTAAGCACAAGACGCCTAGTGGCACAAAGTTGCGATTTCTGGGGAGAAGGGGCTGGTGACCCGGGGGTTCGTCCGGACGCTTGCGATAGAGGGTTGAACCCAGCCGGCAACTCACTCCTCGACAGACCTGGCTTCGTAGAAGGATGTCAGCAGTCCGTGCCGGGCGCCGAATCGGCGGCGGAATTGGGATGATCGTCGCTGCCAGAATCTGCGGGGGTCTCGAGCACCACTTTCGTGGCACGCGTGTCGCGAACAACGGGATGGGCCGTGACATCACCGCTGGCTGGCAGCGTCACGGTGAAGCTCGATCCAGCGCCGACGCGCGATACCACACCGATCCGGCCACCGGCCTGCTCGACGACCTCGCGCACGATCGACAGCCCCAGTCCCGTGCCGGGAATCCCAGCCGTGATCACATTGGCACCCCGCCGGAACGCGTCAAAGATCGGTTCGTGCCCCGCCTCGCCGTCCGGGGGCTCCAACAGGCTGGGGTCGATTCCGACACCCGTGTCGCTCACATGAATCCCGACCGACTCGATCTGGCCGTTCTCCTCCTTGGCCGTCACCATCACGCGCACGCGGCCGGGACCTGGCGTGTACTTGATGGCATTCTCGATCAGGTTGCCGAGGCAGTCGCGGAGGTCGTGCGCATCCACGCTGACGTAGAGATCGCCTTGCGGAGGCATCCACTCAACCAGTTCGATCTGCTTGCCGTCCGCCAGCGGACGAAAACGCCGGCATAGTTCGGCCACGACCGCGCGCACGTCGGTCTGACTCTGCCGATGGCGCGCCGGGTCAGCTTCCTGCACCCGCGCCAGCGTGAGGAGCTCCGTGACCTGTGCGATCCCATCCTGGCAGCGGCGAATGACTTTGTCACACGTACCCGGCACGGCCTCGGGTGGGACGACGTTTGATCGGATCAGGTCGGTGAGGGTCTGGATGACTGCCAGCGGGCTCTTGAGCTGGTGCGCTGCGGTCTGCATGAAGCGCGAGCGCCGTCGTTGCAGATCTTGGATCGCCAACTGGGCTTTTTGCAGGGCCGCGTTTGTTCGGTGCAGGTCACCCTCCTGAGACTGAAAGTGCTTCCCGATCCACGAATTGAAGTACAGCGCGCCGACAATTCCAGACGCCACCGCGGCCAATGCCGTCAGCACGTATCCCGGACGCGCGTAGATCCCGAGGGGACACCACGGCAGAAAGTCAAAGTGCGGGCTAAGCCAGTGCTGCCATTCGCCGATCGCAAGCACCGAGTAAAGCGCCAACGCCCATACGGCCTGGGCTACAGCCTGCCAGCGTACGAGTACGAGCGACACAATCGCCACGTGGAACAGGTAGAACACAGCGAACGGGTTTTCCACGCCGCCGGTGTAGCGCAGGATGCCCGTCAGCAAGAGCAGGTCGACGACAACTTGTGCATTGGCAAAGCCCACCAGGTAGGGCACGCGGGCATCGGGCGGCGCCACGCGCCGCGGCGGGCCAAAGAGCCACCTGGAGATGAAGGTCCAGATGAGGTTCACCGCTCCCAGGGCGACCAGAACTCCGAGCAGCGCCGCCGGCCGCCGGACGTCGCTCCAC contains these protein-coding regions:
- the istA gene encoding IS21 family transposase; translation: MANRLKMAKIHSIQTLRAQGWSQRRIARALDVDRETVARYVRAAAGPQNQPNPPTGSEGPRDPPGAGQNPPNLPAGSGGWEDTPSGVTAGSEGGAGGQNQPNLPLGSSGPVSQCEPFRELIRGALERGLSAQRIWQDLQSEQGFTGRYDSVKRFCRRLQRGQPLPFRRIEVAPGDEAQVDFGRGAPLVRPDGKRKYPHAFRIILSYSRKGYADTVARQTTENLIRALENAFWHFGGVPKTLVIDNLKAAVTQADWFDPELNPKLQAFAAHYGTVILPTKPYTPRHNAYSESLNSRLRDELLNRELFTSVLEAKVITEDYRQEYNQRRPHSALGYQTPAVFAGRC
- a CDS encoding IS630 family transposase, which gives rise to MRIDGRTLTHEASEAIRKMAVRRVQEGERPGEVMKSYGLCRTVIYKWLRAARRGGEAALASRRGTGRPDKLTARQKQQVRRWICGQNPRQYGFDFGLWTRKIVAALIAQRMKVQLSVTSVGRLLAELDITPQKPLRQAYERDPVAIEKWKRAEYPALEKRARRCGADIFFLDEGGLRSDAPLQRTWGARGHTPVVATSGQRQAVNAISAVNLLGAFWYNVYTGRLNAPQFVLFLKDFLRHRRRPVFLVVDRHPAHIAKVVAQFVQSLGGRLELHFLPGYAPDLNPDEFVWNHLRQKGVSKTPLQQNESLHARVEVDLAAIHADPPMVRSFFRAPSVASIID
- a CDS encoding heparinase II/III family protein; this encodes MAVAKPPPQARVDEIAALLDARPAGLGPMCADRRTWDALWQHPAYQAVVQAAERLRTEPLPEQPDELFLDFSRTGKRRPWERVASARRGRVKTLVLAECLEDRGRFVPALEQLVAVLCAEPTWVYPAHDPRLVNFRGERVDIDLGSSYVAGELALTRYLLGDKLGESTRTLIDATVRTRVLEPFRDMVLERRDANWWLTGTNNWNSVCLAGVTHAALALLEDRAERAFFVAAVEQYSRYFLQGFTADGYCSEGLSYWNYGFSRYATLAEAIRQATRGELNLLAVEAARLPAQFGSRVEILGDVYPTFADCPMNTKPDRTLVGYIDRTLGTGRPAGAERLTDPARGSLAEVLAFTDWHSTPSSAPTSRPAEPRPLRTWFAEAGVLIARPAADGAGRMGAAIKGGHNAEHHNHNDVGTFIVVVDDRPVLVDPGTEVYTARTFSDRRYDSKVLNSFGHPVPRVANTLQRTGREARGDVLKTDFTARQDTLVLDLRSAYAVPTLQRLEREFRYERGDVERLVVTDTVAFSGPEQFEIALVTFGEWSHVAPDRLRVEDDGRAVEVELLADGLALEITGAEINEDVRINRQPRRIAVRIAQPVPAARLTLRISPAARQNKP